One Candidatus Eremiobacterota bacterium genomic window carries:
- a CDS encoding molybdopterin-dependent oxidoreductase codes for ARKIAAHLLEVSPDDVEWADQAFRVRGVPSKTVTMKDVAFAAYTNPGDNEPGLEATYYYDPPNMTFPYGAYVAVVDVDRETGFVKVRRFLAIDDCGTVINPMVVEGQIHGGLTEGFAIAFMQEIRYDESGNNLNTNFTEYLVPTSLETPHWETASTVTPSPHHPIGAKGVGESPNVGSPAAFVNAVMDALAPLGVTHLDMPLTREKVWRACREAATA; via the coding sequence CGCGCGCAAGATCGCCGCGCACCTGCTCGAGGTTTCGCCCGACGACGTCGAGTGGGCCGACCAGGCCTTCCGCGTGCGGGGCGTTCCATCGAAGACGGTCACGATGAAGGACGTCGCGTTTGCGGCCTACACCAACCCCGGCGACAACGAGCCCGGCCTCGAGGCGACGTACTACTACGACCCGCCGAACATGACGTTCCCCTACGGCGCGTACGTCGCGGTCGTCGACGTCGACCGCGAGACCGGCTTCGTGAAGGTGCGGCGGTTCCTCGCGATCGACGACTGCGGCACGGTGATCAACCCGATGGTCGTCGAAGGCCAGATCCACGGCGGGCTGACCGAAGGGTTCGCAATCGCGTTCATGCAGGAGATCCGCTACGACGAGAGCGGGAACAACCTCAACACGAACTTCACCGAGTACTTGGTGCCGACGTCGCTCGAGACGCCGCACTGGGAGACGGCGAGCACCGTCACGCCGAGCCCGCACCACCCGATCGGCGCCAAGGGCGTCGGCGAGTCGCCCAACGTCGGCTCGCCGGCGGCGTTCGTCAACGCGGTGATGGACGCGCTCGCGCCGCTGGGCGTGACGCACCTCGACATGCCGCTCACGCGCGAGAAGGTGTGGCGCGCGTGCCGCGAGGCGGCGACCGCGTGA
- a CDS encoding carbon monoxide dehydrogenase subunit G, translated as MNLEYGGRERIDADRDTVWAFVNDPAKIAGCMPDVLESHVVDEHTFDAVVQVAVGPVRGKFKFHVVLVPQPGGEHMDLKISGGGFGSVVDLNAGADVSVQDGATVLDWKGVATMRGPLAAVGGRVIDAQAKRVITTTFANVKTQLGATALDTA; from the coding sequence GTGAACCTCGAGTACGGCGGCCGCGAGCGGATCGACGCCGACCGCGACACCGTCTGGGCGTTCGTCAACGATCCGGCGAAGATCGCGGGCTGCATGCCCGACGTGCTGGAGTCGCACGTCGTCGACGAGCACACCTTCGACGCGGTCGTGCAGGTCGCGGTCGGCCCGGTGCGCGGCAAGTTCAAGTTCCACGTCGTGCTCGTCCCGCAGCCCGGCGGCGAGCACATGGACTTGAAAATCTCCGGCGGCGGGTTCGGCAGCGTCGTCGACCTGAACGCCGGCGCGGACGTCTCGGTGCAAGACGGCGCGACGGTGCTCGACTGGAAGGGCGTCGCGACGATGCGCGGCCCGCTCGCCGCGGTCGGCGGGCGCGTGATCGACGCGCAGGCCAAGCGCGTCATCACGACGACGTTCGCCAACGTGAAGACGCAGCTCGGCGCGACCGCGCTCGACACGGCCTAA
- a CDS encoding XdhC family protein, with protein sequence MSFYERLAELERERASFAVATVVARRSPVSSHLGDRALIFADGHIDGFVGGSCSRDIVRREALRALRSGLPRLVQIRPGSDPAHEGETVNDDCVVVAMGCASEGAVDVYLEPHLPHPLLVVAGDTPVADALARIAAQIPYEVVRVVLEAELAALAPIPSVRTIALESLPRHLDETGRDRRAHLVAVVASQGHYDEAALAPLLRAEPAFVGLLASRRRAEAVKSALAQQGLAPALLARLHAPVGLDVGARTPGDVAISIVAQIIATAPFAVDDPATAPVEHAHCCEHERA encoded by the coding sequence ATGTCGTTCTACGAGCGGCTGGCCGAGCTGGAGCGCGAGCGCGCGAGCTTCGCGGTCGCGACGGTCGTCGCGCGCCGCTCGCCGGTCAGCTCGCATCTGGGCGACCGCGCGCTGATCTTCGCCGACGGCCACATCGACGGCTTCGTCGGCGGCTCGTGCTCGCGCGACATCGTGCGCCGCGAAGCGCTGCGCGCGCTGCGCAGCGGGCTGCCGCGGCTGGTGCAGATCCGGCCCGGCAGCGATCCCGCGCACGAGGGCGAGACGGTGAACGACGACTGCGTCGTCGTCGCGATGGGCTGCGCCTCGGAAGGCGCGGTCGACGTCTACCTCGAGCCGCACCTGCCGCACCCGCTCTTGGTCGTCGCCGGCGACACACCGGTCGCCGATGCGCTGGCGCGGATCGCCGCGCAGATTCCGTATGAGGTCGTGCGTGTGGTGCTCGAAGCCGAGCTCGCGGCGCTCGCGCCGATTCCGTCGGTGCGCACCATCGCGCTCGAATCGCTGCCGCGTCATCTCGACGAGACGGGCCGCGACCGGCGCGCGCACCTGGTCGCGGTCGTCGCCTCGCAAGGACATTATGACGAAGCCGCGCTCGCGCCGCTGCTGCGCGCCGAGCCGGCGTTCGTCGGACTGCTCGCCAGCCGCCGCCGCGCCGAGGCGGTGAAGTCGGCGCTCGCGCAGCAAGGACTCGCGCCCGCACTGCTGGCGCGTCTGCACGCCCCGGTCGGTCTCGACGTCGGCGCGCGCACGCCGGGCGACGTCGCGATCTCGATCGTCGCGCAGATCATCGCGACCGCGCCGTTCGCCGTCGACGACCCCGCGACGGCCCCGGTCGAGCACGCTCACTGCTGCGAGCACGAGCGCGCGTGA
- a CDS encoding MoxR family ATPase: protein MLALEKPLLIEGPAGVGKTESAKVLAEVLGTRLIRLQCYEGLDAASALYEWNYPKQLLRIRLTEESGATAQAREAEIFSEPFLLKRPLLEAITQERAPVLLIDELDRADEAFEAFLLELLGEFQVTIPELGTIRARERPAVVITSNRTRELSDALRRRCLYLWLDYPTRAEELTILRTRLPGIDARLAEQIARFMEFLRGQPFQKVPGVAESLDWALALIRLHRDALDEQTLERTLGTILKVHDDWELLRAQRARYEPLLNGGAQAASDAAPAPDYGLGTVRARRG, encoded by the coding sequence ATGCTCGCGCTGGAAAAGCCGCTGCTGATCGAAGGTCCCGCCGGCGTCGGCAAGACCGAGAGCGCGAAGGTGCTGGCGGAGGTGCTCGGCACGCGGCTGATCCGGCTGCAATGCTACGAAGGGCTCGACGCCGCCAGCGCGCTCTACGAGTGGAACTATCCCAAGCAGCTGCTGCGCATCCGGCTGACCGAGGAGAGCGGCGCGACGGCGCAGGCGCGCGAAGCGGAGATCTTCAGCGAGCCGTTTCTGCTGAAGCGCCCGCTGCTCGAAGCGATCACGCAGGAGCGCGCGCCGGTGCTGCTGATCGACGAGCTCGACCGCGCCGACGAAGCATTCGAAGCGTTTCTGCTCGAGCTGCTCGGTGAGTTTCAAGTGACGATTCCCGAATTGGGCACGATCCGCGCGCGCGAGCGGCCGGCCGTCGTGATCACCTCGAACCGCACGCGCGAGCTGTCGGACGCGCTGCGCCGCCGTTGTCTCTATCTCTGGCTCGACTACCCGACGCGCGCGGAAGAGCTGACGATCCTGCGCACCCGGCTGCCCGGGATCGACGCCCGGCTGGCGGAGCAGATCGCGCGGTTCATGGAGTTTTTGCGCGGCCAGCCGTTTCAGAAAGTGCCGGGCGTCGCGGAGAGCCTCGACTGGGCGCTCGCGCTCATCCGGCTGCACCGCGACGCCCTCGACGAGCAGACGCTCGAGCGGACGCTGGGGACGATTCTCAAGGTGCACGACGACTGGGAGCTGTTGCGTGCGCAGCGCGCGCGGTACGAGCCGTTGCTGAACGGCGGCGCGCAAGCCGCCAGCGACGCGGCCCCTGCGCCGGACTACGGTTTGGGGACGGTACGCGCGCGCCGCGGCTGA
- a CDS encoding VWA domain-containing protein, translated as MTFSENVAAFTAALRDEHGFGAGHAATRDALRAADILGVTEARRLRSAFRAVYCATPEEVARFDAAFDAFFRAPRGVAQPHLRPRHTRPDPAQRPRDEIVRTTERPSPAEMNDAAVTWQTLRARYSARAARGEPPRIQTDGLEEIVAAAARIVAGVRIARSRRRTPRRSGSRIDLRRTLRASVETAGEPVDLRRTARTLRGARFVVLIDGSRSAAEFAGPVLQLAYALVQRSRRANAFVFSTALREVTRALRDRSIAGAVLSDLGEAWGGGTRIGDNLAAFVRDDGGRLLSPETIVLIFSDGLDVGDLDRLARAMRELQLRSAAVIWLNPHAGSPGFTPTARGMQTALPFVTQLRAARAAHDFTALARALTRTTTRGR; from the coding sequence ATGACGTTCTCCGAAAACGTCGCCGCGTTCACCGCCGCGCTGCGCGACGAGCACGGCTTCGGCGCCGGCCACGCGGCGACGCGCGACGCGCTGCGCGCGGCGGACATTCTAGGCGTTACCGAGGCGCGGCGGCTGCGCAGCGCCTTCCGCGCCGTCTACTGTGCGACGCCGGAAGAGGTCGCGCGCTTCGACGCCGCCTTCGACGCTTTCTTCCGCGCGCCGCGTGGCGTCGCGCAGCCGCATCTGCGCCCGCGCCACACCCGTCCGGATCCCGCCCAGCGACCGCGTGATGAGATCGTTCGCACCACCGAACGGCCTTCGCCCGCGGAGATGAACGACGCCGCCGTGACATGGCAGACGCTGCGCGCGCGCTACAGCGCGCGGGCCGCGCGCGGCGAACCGCCGCGAATTCAAACCGACGGCCTCGAAGAGATCGTCGCGGCAGCGGCGCGGATCGTGGCCGGCGTGCGGATCGCGCGCTCGCGCCGCCGGACGCCGCGGCGCAGCGGCTCGCGCATCGACCTGCGCCGCACGCTGCGTGCGAGCGTCGAGACGGCCGGCGAACCGGTCGACCTGCGCCGCACGGCGCGCACGCTGCGCGGCGCACGCTTCGTCGTGCTGATCGACGGCAGCCGGTCCGCGGCCGAGTTCGCCGGACCGGTGCTGCAGTTGGCCTACGCGCTCGTGCAGCGCTCGCGCCGCGCGAACGCGTTCGTGTTCAGCACGGCGCTGCGCGAGGTGACGCGCGCGCTGCGCGACCGTTCGATCGCCGGAGCGGTGCTCTCCGACCTCGGCGAAGCGTGGGGCGGCGGAACGCGCATCGGCGACAACCTCGCCGCTTTCGTGCGCGATGACGGCGGGCGGCTGCTCTCGCCGGAAACGATCGTGCTGATCTTCAGCGACGGGCTCGACGTCGGCGACCTCGACCGGCTGGCGCGCGCGATGCGCGAGCTGCAGCTGCGCTCGGCCGCCGTGATCTGGCTGAACCCGCACGCCGGCTCACCCGGCTTCACGCCCACGGCGCGCGGGATGCAAACGGCGCTGCCGTTCGTCACGCAGCTGCGCGCTGCGCGCGCCGCGCACGATTTCACCGCACTCGCCCGCGCGCTTACCCGGACGACGACCCGCGGGCGCTGA
- a CDS encoding SRPBCC family protein, whose product MTRISSEAAIRRSPDEVFDYVTTPANWPQWHPSSIRVTGDAGHSQDVGERCTEEFVVAGRHGVCEWVVLRRDAPSSWVIEARPEAGGRATITYALTPDGGGGTRFTRTLEYELPNALFAVLDALVIRRRIERESAQAVANLRAVLEAAPASAAG is encoded by the coding sequence ATGACGCGCATCAGCTCGGAGGCGGCGATACGCCGCTCTCCCGACGAGGTGTTCGACTACGTCACCACGCCGGCGAACTGGCCGCAGTGGCATCCCTCGTCGATTCGGGTGACGGGCGATGCCGGGCACTCGCAGGACGTCGGCGAGCGCTGCACCGAGGAGTTCGTCGTCGCCGGACGGCACGGCGTTTGCGAATGGGTCGTGCTGCGCCGCGATGCGCCCTCGAGCTGGGTCATCGAAGCGCGCCCGGAAGCCGGCGGGCGCGCGACGATCACCTACGCGCTGACGCCGGACGGCGGCGGCGGAACGCGCTTCACGCGCACGCTCGAGTATGAGCTGCCGAACGCGCTGTTCGCGGTCCTTGACGCGCTGGTGATCCGGCGCCGGATCGAGCGCGAGTCTGCGCAAGCCGTGGCGAACCTGCGCGCGGTGCTGGAAGCGGCGCCGGCGTCGGCCGCCGGCTGA
- a CDS encoding c-type cytochrome, giving the protein MGRLLRWAGYAAIALVVIALIGYGILVVDSNREIAAPTTAVPPVGQLGHPSLQRGKHLFTAVAGCIDCHGADGGGGPFISQPAMAMLYAPNLTRGPGGVGAVYSDADYDRAIRRGIRADGTRLLIMPSWDYAVLSDDDAASVIAYIRSLPPVDRATPRVKLGPVGRMLVATHQLPFDATRIADEGLSATPPPPPGTTLGYGEYLTRVAGCQACHGIHFSGGHLAGPPDVPAAANITPTGIGTWDETQFLRTLTTGKDPNGHYLNDFMPWRTIKYMTDDELITIFNYLKRVPPRPTGTG; this is encoded by the coding sequence GTGGGGCGTCTTTTGCGCTGGGCCGGCTATGCGGCGATCGCGCTGGTGGTGATCGCGCTGATCGGATACGGCATCCTGGTGGTCGACTCGAACCGGGAGATCGCCGCGCCGACGACGGCCGTCCCGCCGGTGGGACAGCTCGGTCACCCCTCGCTCCAGCGCGGCAAGCACCTCTTCACCGCGGTCGCCGGCTGCATCGACTGCCACGGCGCCGACGGCGGCGGCGGGCCGTTCATCAGCCAGCCCGCGATGGCGATGCTGTACGCGCCGAACCTCACGCGCGGACCCGGCGGCGTCGGCGCCGTTTACTCCGACGCGGACTACGACCGCGCGATCCGGCGCGGAATCCGAGCCGACGGAACGCGGCTGCTGATCATGCCGTCGTGGGACTACGCCGTGCTGAGCGACGACGACGCCGCGTCGGTGATCGCGTACATCCGCAGCCTACCGCCGGTCGACCGCGCGACGCCGCGGGTGAAGCTCGGTCCGGTCGGACGCATGCTCGTCGCGACGCATCAGCTCCCCTTCGACGCGACGCGCATCGCCGACGAAGGGCTGTCCGCCACGCCCCCGCCGCCGCCCGGGACGACGTTGGGCTACGGTGAATACCTCACCCGCGTCGCCGGCTGCCAAGCCTGTCACGGGATTCACTTCTCGGGCGGCCACCTCGCCGGCCCGCCCGACGTCCCGGCGGCGGCGAACATCACCCCGACCGGGATCGGCACGTGGGACGAGACGCAATTCTTGCGGACGCTGACGACCGGCAAAGACCCGAACGGTCATTATCTCAACGACTTCATGCCGTGGCGCACGATCAAGTACATGACCGACGACGAGCTCATCACGATCTTCAACTACCTCAAACGCGTCCCGCCCCGTCCCACCGGCACCGGGTGA
- a CDS encoding MgtC/SapB family protein, whose protein sequence is MPMIVQAATGLVFATVLGGLIGFQRQYTQKPAGIRTHALVSLGSCAFAEYSALLGDTRIAAGVITGIGFLGAGAIVRQGFATRGLTTAASIWTAAALGMGVGLGHASWALIIAALVVLTLIVLAISDDTIMRVLPHRNRIAIKVNVDLDRISVAHLTEQIARACERVLFSEDLVLEHSPDGNRGEVGYILRIGANTDLAAALEKLMAIDGVLRVAIVDEPVTPTT, encoded by the coding sequence ATGCCGATGATCGTTCAGGCCGCGACCGGCCTGGTATTCGCGACGGTGCTCGGCGGCCTGATCGGTTTCCAGCGCCAGTACACGCAGAAACCGGCGGGGATTCGCACGCACGCGCTGGTCTCGCTCGGCTCGTGCGCATTTGCGGAGTACTCCGCGCTGCTCGGCGACACACGCATCGCCGCCGGCGTGATCACCGGAATCGGGTTCCTCGGCGCCGGCGCGATCGTGCGCCAGGGCTTTGCGACGCGCGGTCTCACGACCGCCGCATCGATCTGGACCGCGGCGGCGCTGGGGATGGGCGTCGGCCTCGGTCATGCGTCGTGGGCGCTCATCATCGCAGCGCTGGTGGTGCTCACGCTGATCGTGCTCGCCATCTCGGACGACACGATCATGCGCGTGCTGCCGCACCGCAACCGCATCGCGATCAAGGTCAACGTCGACCTCGACCGCATCAGCGTCGCGCACCTCACTGAGCAGATCGCGCGCGCGTGCGAGCGGGTGCTCTTCAGCGAGGACTTGGTCCTCGAGCACAGCCCCGACGGTAACCGCGGCGAAGTCGGCTACATCCTGCGAATCGGCGCCAACACCGACCTCGCCGCCGCGCTGGAGAAGCTGATGGCGATCGACGGCGTCCTGCGCGTCGCGATTGTCGACGAACCGGTGACGCCGACGACGTGA
- a CDS encoding pyruvate, phosphate dikinase, whose translation MSQTEKLSALRTRRYNDFPRLPAEEGNEPVSQAVLPVSRDGAAQPSNAIWFFEHGSGEMKELLGGKGAGLAEMTRAGLPVPPGFTITTEVCLAFYEAGRRFPDGLSDEVRASMAELERRTGKGFGQAANPLLVSVRSGARVSMPGMMDTILNLGLNDETVAGLARLTANDRFAYDAYRRFMAMFGNVVLSIPKEEFERVVEEAKRKARVATDPELDACKWKEVIAQFREIVRDHTGKPFPQDVHEQLELAIAAVFDSWHSKRAADYRKFNKIPDDWGTACSVVTMVFGNMGEDSGTGVAFTRDPNTGEKTLFGEYLRNAQGEDVVAGIRTPMKISDLQSSQPDVYAQFVAIAHQLETHYRDMQDLEFTVERGTLWMLQTRSGKRSAEAAVKIALDFVHEGTISKEEALRRVDAASLDQLFHARIDPHEKYAVAGKGLNASPGAASGQIVFDADTAAERGHAGEDVILVRVETAPDDVHGMIAAKGVLTSRGGATSHAAVVARGMGKPCVAGFDAMTVDNRARTATIGKTVLNEGDWITIDGTTGNVVLGKLALIPPPSKLPEWLAEFLGWADEAMRLEVWANADTPEDARKARELGATGIGLCRTEHMFMQPDRLPVVQRMIISDTPEARADALAQLLPFQREDFTGILEAMAGYPVTIRLLDPPLHEFLPSLEDLLVETTELRITKGENDPEYAEKMRVLARVRALHEQNPMLGLRVCRLGILYPEIYAMQVRAIFEAACELRARGVDPRPDVMIPGVGTAEEMRTTYEAAKLVADEVILTRGVEVPYRIGTMVELPRACVVAGELARTAQFFSFGTNDLTQTTYGYSRDDAEASFIPRYLELKILKDDPFQVLDRAGVGELMRMGVERGRATRPDLKIGICGEHGGEPSSVAFCDELGLDYVSCSPYRVPIARLAAAQSALAER comes from the coding sequence ATGAGCCAGACGGAAAAACTTTCCGCCCTTCGAACACGGCGCTACAACGATTTTCCACGGCTGCCAGCCGAGGAAGGAAACGAGCCCGTGTCCCAGGCGGTCCTCCCGGTCTCCCGTGACGGCGCTGCGCAGCCCTCCAACGCGATCTGGTTCTTCGAGCACGGCTCCGGTGAGATGAAAGAGCTGCTCGGCGGGAAGGGCGCCGGCCTGGCCGAGATGACCCGCGCCGGGCTCCCCGTCCCGCCCGGGTTCACGATCACCACCGAGGTGTGTCTGGCGTTCTACGAGGCCGGACGGCGCTTCCCCGACGGGCTCTCGGACGAGGTCCGCGCCTCGATGGCCGAGCTGGAGCGCCGTACCGGGAAGGGCTTCGGGCAGGCGGCGAACCCGTTGCTGGTTTCGGTGCGGAGCGGCGCGCGCGTCTCGATGCCGGGGATGATGGACACCATCCTCAACCTCGGGCTCAACGACGAGACCGTCGCCGGCCTGGCGCGGCTGACCGCGAACGACCGCTTCGCGTACGACGCGTACCGCCGCTTCATGGCGATGTTCGGGAACGTCGTGCTGAGCATTCCGAAGGAAGAGTTCGAGCGGGTCGTCGAGGAGGCGAAGCGCAAGGCGCGCGTCGCGACCGATCCCGAGCTCGACGCGTGCAAATGGAAGGAAGTGATCGCGCAGTTCCGCGAGATCGTCCGCGACCACACCGGCAAGCCGTTCCCGCAAGACGTCCACGAGCAGCTCGAGCTCGCAATCGCCGCCGTCTTCGACTCCTGGCACTCCAAGCGCGCCGCGGACTACCGCAAGTTCAACAAGATTCCCGACGACTGGGGCACGGCGTGCAGCGTCGTGACGATGGTCTTCGGCAACATGGGCGAGGACTCGGGGACCGGCGTCGCGTTCACGCGCGATCCGAACACCGGCGAGAAGACGCTGTTCGGCGAGTACCTGCGCAACGCACAGGGCGAGGATGTCGTCGCCGGGATTCGCACGCCGATGAAGATCTCCGACCTGCAGAGCTCGCAGCCCGACGTCTACGCGCAGTTCGTCGCGATCGCGCACCAGCTCGAGACGCACTACCGCGACATGCAGGATTTGGAGTTCACCGTCGAGCGCGGCACGCTGTGGATGCTGCAGACGCGCAGCGGGAAGCGGAGCGCCGAAGCGGCGGTGAAGATCGCGCTCGACTTCGTGCACGAAGGCACGATCTCGAAAGAAGAAGCGCTGCGGCGCGTCGACGCGGCTTCGCTCGACCAGCTGTTCCACGCACGGATCGATCCGCACGAGAAGTACGCGGTGGCGGGCAAAGGGCTCAACGCCTCGCCGGGCGCGGCCAGCGGCCAGATCGTCTTCGACGCCGACACGGCCGCGGAACGCGGTCACGCCGGCGAGGACGTGATCCTGGTGCGCGTCGAGACGGCGCCGGACGACGTGCACGGGATGATCGCGGCGAAAGGCGTGCTGACCTCACGCGGCGGCGCGACCTCGCACGCGGCGGTCGTCGCGCGCGGAATGGGCAAGCCGTGCGTTGCCGGGTTCGACGCGATGACGGTCGACAACCGCGCGCGCACCGCGACCATCGGCAAGACCGTGTTGAACGAAGGCGACTGGATCACGATCGACGGCACGACGGGGAACGTCGTGCTCGGCAAGCTCGCGCTGATCCCGCCGCCCTCGAAGCTGCCGGAGTGGCTGGCGGAGTTTCTCGGCTGGGCCGACGAGGCGATGCGGCTCGAAGTGTGGGCGAACGCCGACACGCCGGAGGACGCGCGCAAAGCGCGCGAGCTCGGCGCAACCGGGATCGGGTTGTGCCGCACCGAGCACATGTTCATGCAGCCGGACCGGCTCCCGGTCGTGCAGCGGATGATCATCAGTGACACACCGGAAGCGCGCGCGGACGCGCTCGCGCAGCTGCTGCCGTTCCAGCGTGAAGACTTCACCGGCATCCTTGAGGCGATGGCCGGCTATCCGGTGACGATCCGGCTGCTCGACCCGCCGCTGCACGAGTTCCTGCCCTCGCTCGAAGACTTGCTCGTCGAGACGACGGAGCTGCGGATCACGAAGGGCGAGAACGATCCGGAGTATGCCGAGAAGATGCGCGTGCTGGCGCGCGTGCGCGCGCTGCACGAGCAGAACCCGATGCTCGGCCTGCGCGTCTGCCGGCTGGGGATTCTCTATCCCGAGATCTACGCGATGCAGGTGCGCGCGATCTTCGAAGCGGCGTGCGAGCTGCGCGCGCGCGGCGTCGACCCGCGGCCCGACGTGATGATCCCCGGCGTCGGCACCGCGGAGGAGATGCGGACGACGTACGAGGCGGCGAAGCTGGTCGCCGACGAGGTGATCCTCACCCGCGGCGTCGAGGTGCCGTACCGGATCGGAACGATGGTCGAGCTGCCGCGCGCGTGCGTGGTCGCCGGCGAGCTGGCGCGCACCGCGCAGTTCTTCAGCTTCGGCACCAACGACCTCACCCAGACGACCTACGGCTACTCGCGCGACGACGCGGAGGCGAGCTTCATCCCGCGCTACTTGGAGCTGAAGATCCTCAAGGACGATCCGTTCCAAGTGCTCGACCGCGCCGGCGTCGGCGAGCTGATGCGGATGGGCGTCGAGCGCGGCCGCGCGACGCGCCCCGACTTGAAGATCGGCATCTGCGGCGAGCACGGCGGCGAGCCGAGCAGCGTCGCCTTCTGCGACGAGCTCGGCCTCGACTACGTCAGCTGCTCCCCGTACCGCGTCCCGATCGCCAGATTGGCCGCGGCCCAGAGCGCGCTTGCGGAGCGCTAA
- a CDS encoding Crp/Fnr family transcriptional regulator, which translates to MAAEPSDGRRRNYLLSTLEGDERRRIEPLLERVHLGHKTVLAARGEPIEALYFPVNCVTSTLMELPEGDTVEVGMMGAEGVTGLSLIYGEPRSGTTVIVQVPGAAERIAARDFVREVVEPGGSFYRLLLRYSNLFMSLVAQNAACNASHNVEQRCARWLALSEDRVRQDRFPITHEYLALMLGVRRASVTGAMNALRLTGALEYDRGQIHVLNRETLVRASCGCYAVMAAMTDALIEALPERA; encoded by the coding sequence ATGGCGGCCGAGCCGAGCGACGGACGCCGTCGCAACTACCTTTTGTCGACCCTCGAAGGGGACGAGCGCCGCCGAATCGAGCCGCTCCTCGAGCGAGTCCACCTCGGCCACAAGACGGTCCTGGCAGCGCGCGGAGAGCCCATCGAGGCGCTCTACTTTCCGGTCAACTGCGTAACCTCGACCCTGATGGAGCTCCCCGAGGGCGACACGGTCGAGGTCGGAATGATGGGCGCCGAAGGGGTCACCGGGCTCAGCCTGATCTACGGCGAGCCGCGCTCCGGAACGACGGTGATCGTGCAGGTCCCCGGCGCGGCGGAACGCATCGCCGCCCGCGACTTCGTCCGCGAGGTGGTCGAGCCGGGCGGCTCGTTCTACCGGCTGCTGCTGCGATACAGTAACCTCTTCATGTCGCTGGTCGCGCAGAATGCCGCGTGCAACGCGAGCCACAACGTCGAACAGCGCTGCGCGCGCTGGTTGGCGCTGTCGGAAGACCGCGTCCGACAAGACCGCTTTCCGATCACGCACGAGTACCTCGCGCTGATGCTCGGCGTGCGGCGGGCGAGCGTGACCGGCGCGATGAACGCGCTCAGGCTCACCGGCGCGCTCGAATACGACCGCGGGCAGATTCACGTCCTCAACCGCGAGACGCTCGTCCGAGCCTCGTGCGGCTGCTACGCCGTGATG